In one Spirosoma rigui genomic region, the following are encoded:
- a CDS encoding baeRF7 domain-containing protein: MISTNFDKAALLELADRKHPLSISLFIPTHSRGKEVLEGQDQRLFKNHLQAIRQELARQPLRSNDVDGLMQPLDALLANGQFWRHRTAGLAIFRSPDYYETFDSPLPLDDFYRLGDTFFVRPLLPYIQSAQSYYLLQMGKKGVTLYQADPYSITEVDTGGVMPTDMNEVTQYYEFQEELQGRTKGRGGMTAMYTTDDRDSKEKDHLLADYFRLVDDAIRALIGTQNVPLLLASVAYYQPIYRQVNTYPHLHDGGLTGNFDQVDLRDLHAMANEQLAGYFEQPQQERINQYQQNSGGDLVSRDLRLILEAAVTGRVEVLFIQQDSQAWGQFNEATLTATLHDEARPGDTSLVDQAALLTLRNGGEVYTLDEVDLLTDREPVSVTALLRF; the protein is encoded by the coding sequence ATGATATCCACGAACTTTGACAAAGCGGCACTGCTTGAGCTGGCCGACCGTAAGCACCCCCTGTCGATCTCCCTGTTTATACCAACCCACAGCCGCGGAAAGGAAGTCCTGGAAGGGCAGGATCAACGTTTGTTCAAAAATCACCTGCAGGCCATTCGGCAGGAGTTGGCCCGGCAACCACTCCGTAGCAACGACGTCGACGGGCTGATGCAGCCCCTCGACGCATTACTGGCGAATGGACAGTTCTGGCGTCACCGTACCGCCGGGCTGGCCATTTTTCGCAGTCCGGACTACTACGAAACGTTTGATAGCCCCCTGCCGCTGGATGATTTCTACCGGCTGGGCGACACGTTTTTTGTCCGGCCGTTGCTGCCTTACATCCAGTCGGCTCAGTCGTACTATCTTCTGCAGATGGGTAAGAAAGGTGTTACACTCTACCAGGCTGATCCCTATTCAATAACTGAGGTCGACACCGGGGGGGTGATGCCCACGGATATGAACGAAGTGACCCAATACTACGAATTCCAGGAGGAGTTGCAGGGACGCACCAAAGGACGGGGCGGCATGACGGCCATGTACACCACCGATGATCGCGACAGCAAAGAAAAGGATCACCTGCTGGCCGATTACTTCCGGCTTGTCGACGACGCTATCCGCGCGCTCATCGGTACCCAAAACGTACCTTTGCTGCTAGCTTCGGTGGCGTACTATCAGCCCATCTACCGACAGGTGAACACGTATCCTCACCTGCACGACGGTGGGCTGACGGGAAACTTCGATCAGGTTGATTTGCGCGACCTTCACGCCATGGCCAATGAACAGCTGGCCGGTTATTTTGAGCAACCCCAGCAGGAACGAATCAACCAGTACCAACAGAACAGCGGGGGTGACCTGGTGTCGCGCGATCTACGGCTGATTCTGGAAGCCGCCGTGACCGGGCGCGTTGAGGTGCTGTTTATTCAGCAGGATTCGCAGGCCTGGGGTCAGTTCAACGAAGCGACGCTGACGGCGACGCTCCACGACGAAGCCCGGCCGGGCGATACGTCGCTCGTTGATCAGGCGGCCCTGCTGACCCTCCGAAATGGCGGGGAGGTATATACCCTCGACGAGGTAGACCTGCTGACCGACAGGGAGCCCGTTTCCGTAACCGCCCTGCTTCGCTTTTAA
- a CDS encoding HPF/RaiA family ribosome-associated protein, with product MEFTMDTIKIDLQTVGFAETPEVVGLVEQELRRIIRFRSDIVAADIYMREEGRNPFINKVVRWRLGIPGNDLFVEGSGHSWAAGLRDASEKIRRKFQ from the coding sequence ATGGAATTCACGATGGACACCATAAAAATAGATTTGCAGACCGTGGGGTTTGCCGAAACACCCGAGGTGGTTGGATTGGTTGAACAGGAACTGCGCCGGATAATTCGCTTCCGGAGCGACATCGTAGCCGCCGATATTTATATGCGCGAAGAGGGGCGCAACCCCTTCATTAACAAAGTGGTACGCTGGCGGCTTGGCATTCCGGGTAACGATCTCTTCGTTGAAGGGTCGGGCCATTCGTGGGCCGCTGGCCTGCGCGACGCGAGCGAAAAAATACGCCGGAAATTTCAATAA
- a CDS encoding response regulator: MSTDCVFIVDDDEDDRFLVQQIFEQQSPESELRTLVNGAELLQTLAESDNLPDLILLDLNMPVMSGLETLERVRQNPAYESVPIVILTTSDQAIDKQRATRLRANGFITKPPTIKQYNEIVLNLKRDWLSGKSTLNQAGNA, translated from the coding sequence GTGAGTACTGATTGCGTCTTTATTGTAGATGATGACGAGGACGACCGGTTTTTGGTACAGCAAATCTTTGAGCAGCAGAGTCCAGAGTCAGAACTACGTACGCTGGTGAATGGAGCGGAGCTCTTACAAACCCTGGCCGAGTCGGATAACTTGCCGGACCTGATCTTGCTCGATTTAAATATGCCCGTTATGAGTGGCCTGGAAACCCTCGAACGGGTTCGCCAGAACCCGGCCTATGAATCGGTACCTATTGTGATTTTAACCACCTCCGATCAGGCGATTGACAAACAGCGGGCTACCCGGCTCCGGGCCAACGGGTTCATTACCAAACCGCCAACCATCAAGCAGTACAACGAAATTGTGCTGAATCTGAAGCGGGACTGGCTATCGGGCAAATCGACCCTCAACCAGGCAGGTAACGCCTGA
- a CDS encoding response regulator, with protein MEVNGPIIFIDDDEDDQLLFKPLLEEIAPDSPILFFTNGQLAVDYLRTTEHRPFLIISEVSMQVMNGLELRRQIEQDDTLKKRAIPFIFLTHPVYKHLVEEAYELTIQGFFEKKQSLPEMRTQLKAIVDYWSNCLHPNRFTGDE; from the coding sequence ATGGAAGTGAATGGCCCTATTATTTTCATCGATGATGATGAAGACGATCAACTACTTTTCAAACCACTGTTGGAAGAAATTGCGCCTGACAGCCCCATCCTGTTTTTCACCAATGGCCAGCTGGCAGTAGACTACCTGCGAACGACTGAGCATCGGCCATTCCTGATCATATCAGAAGTGAGTATGCAGGTCATGAACGGCCTGGAACTCCGCCGACAGATCGAACAGGATGATACGCTTAAGAAACGGGCCATTCCCTTCATCTTTTTAACGCATCCCGTTTATAAACATCTTGTTGAAGAAGCGTACGAACTGACCATTCAGGGATTCTTCGAAAAAAAACAAAGTCTGCCCGAAATGCGGACTCAGCTGAAAGCCATTGTAGACTACTGGTCAAACTGCCTGCATCCCAACCGCTTCACCGGCGACGAGTAA